GCCCGCGCTGCAATCCTGCCCGGAACTGGTTAGCAGTCGACGTCGTACCCCACACAGACACTAGACACGAAGCCGTGTAGCCGCTCGGCATATTGGCACCGGCGTAGACCTCCGGCGCAGCGGTCGAGGTAGCGTTCGTTGCCAGGAGAGCCCACGTGGTGGTGGTCGGGTTGTAGATGGCGTAAATCGCCACATACCCCAACGCCGGCGCACTGCCGGTGTCCATGCCTCCAGCACCAGAGACGGTCAGATTGATGACTTTGCTGAATCCAGATGTTGCGTAGGCTATGCCACCGGCAAGCGATGTGGCCGCAACAACTCGATCAGCCGTAAGCGTGAAGGATGAGGCCGCAGCCGTATAAGCGCGCGCGTTCACCGCCCCCAAGGCTGAAGCCACTTGCGAGAATTGAACCGCATGGGTGGATGCCGTCGCCGCAGAAATCTGCTGCGCCCCGCCAGTGCATTCAATCAGGATCCACGCCCCGTTTCCGCTATTGACGTTGGATGCAACAACGTACAACAGTGTTGCGATGCCCTTCGCTGATAGCTCCCCGCTTTGCAATGCCGCCAGACCCATGCCAAGAATCGGCTTCGCGGCCAGACCATCAGGGGCGTACGTCGAGGCACCAGTATTGGCATTCGCAATGCTCAGCACCTGGACGAATCCACTTGAAGGGAGCGCCGTCAGTGGTGGCGTGTTTACTGCCGAGTACGCGTTAGCAGAGCCGACATCAACAAGGACCGTCTTGGTCTGTACCAAACGACGAATCGCCGCCACGACCTGTGCATTGTTGGTGCGATCCGCCACGATGCCGCCAGCCGCGAGCACCGCCATCAACTCCTCCTGAATGGCGTTCCATGCGTATGCCGGCATCCGTGTTGCCGGTGTGTTTGTCGCCGGATTCCCACCTGTGGCTTGGCCTGGCGTGCCGGTCGCGGGCGCGGTATCGCCGCTACCTACGGGGACCGTGTACTGCGCAATCAATCGATCCATGTTGATATGGTCAGTTGTAGTTGAACAAGGGAATGGTGTGAGCCGGCGCATATGCCGAAATCTCACACTGGAGAACGTTGTTGTCCCAGGATGCAAATGGCTCGCCAAAAACACTGCCATCGAACGCGAAATAGCGGATCGAATACGAGGGGGCGTTCACTTGCCACGCAAAAGCCCAGTCCGGTCCGTTCAGAGCATCGCCAAATGACGCTTGCCCAAACACGAACGGCGAGAACTGGGTGATCGTGATCGAATAGCCAAGATTCGCCGCGAGCTGCGTGAAGTACGCGATCGACTGCCCACCAACCGCTGCCAGCCGGGCTATTACCTGAGCCCGCCGCGCCTCTACCGTCGGGGATACGCCAGCGCACGGATCGGGCAGTCCAAGCGTTTGCTCCCACTCCGGAAGCAACTCGAATGCCGTACCCGGAAACGCGTCGATCAACAAGTTGTTTGCCCGCGCGGTGTTTTGCGCATAGACCCCGCTCAACCCACGAAGCACCTTCGTCTGAAGTGCATCCGGATCACGCGGCCACACAGCTCCGCGCGGCATGAGCCCTTGAAATGCTTGGAGGTAATCATCCGATGTGAGGACTGGTGCAAGCATCTGGGTCCTCATGGGTAGGTGATGTTTCCGAGCGTTGGAAGCTGCCCAGTGGTATTCGCGATGTTCCCGACGGGGCTCGTGATGACAAAGCCGCTCGTGCTAGGAATGGAACCGATAGCCGAGTTGATATCTGACATGTCAATCGTGCCGCCGGGCACGCCGTTGGTGCGAAACACACCAACGATGGCCGCCGAGATAGCCGACTTCGTTGCATCCGACGCTCCCGTCAAACCAGTGATCGTGAAATTGATCGGATTTGGGATCGGCGAGCAGACGTAGACGAGGGCAGTGACCGGTTGCAACGGGAATATCGCGTTCGCAACGGTGAGCTGATCTCCTGTTGCCGCAATGCCTCTGGACTGATCTCCGGTCGCCACACCGTCTGTGCCCTGCGGAAACCCACCATGCGAGACCTGCGCATCATCGAGCATGACGTAGACGACAACCGTACCGGCACCGAAGCCATTGCGAGTTACCCAGGCACGAGTGATCCCATTCACCCCAAGAGCCCAGGTTGCGTAGTCCCCGACCGCACCGCCCTGCGGCGTGGCTTGGTAGGCGCTCATTACGCGCTCACTGAAGTCGTCCTCGCTTTCAGCATCCGCACCGCCGGTGAACGCCACACCGGCACTCCCGCTGCTCTGAACACCCGGTATTGCGACGCCAAGCGTAATAGCCGTACCCGCATCACAATTTCCCGACGCACCCACTTGATCGGCTTCGAACGAGACATTCGCCACACCATTCGGCTGAACAGTCGCATCCGCCTGTGAGGTATAGGTAACACCATCCCCTCGGGCTCCAGACGTGCCGGCTAGGATGAGCGCTCCGGGAGTTCCGGGGAAAGTCACCACTCCGGACGCCGCACTGGGGGACTTCTGAAACGTATTTCGAAGTGCCCCCCAAGCCGCAAGGTATTCGCCAGTGGCAGTCCACGGGACCGCTTGCTTCGCGATGTAGTCGATGTATCCGTAGTGAAGGTGCGCAAGACCTGCTTGAACCCGCCCAGTGATCTTCAGGTTCGCGAACCGTAGCAGCGGGTCGGACCCCGGCACATTGGACGCAATATCCGTCGCGACCTGCTGTTGAAGCTCAGTGAGCGTTGGTCGTTGATACGGCATCAGTCATTCCCCTGCCAAGCCCACGTAAAGGTGTTAGGCACGATCGCGCCATCCTGTTTAAATGCCGTAATTTGGGCACCCATCTGCCCTCGGGTGATCCACGACACATTGATATCGAAACGGGCAACGACCTTGTCATCGATCATCCATTGGATGGCTTCGACGATGTAGTCGTATGCCCGTTGCAATGTCTCTTTTGTCTGCTTTTCGCGAAACAGCAGCCACAGCCGAGAGCCGATCGGGCCGGAAGCGACGTCATCTCCCCACCAGCCGCGCGGATCTGTCGTGCCGTCAGGGATGATGTCGTCGACATCCGCCATCCGATCAGTGAACAGGCTGATTAGCAGCGCCGTTGTAACGTCGTTTCCAGTTTCAAGCGACGCGCCATCGAGGACCCAATCGCCTCGGTTAGCTGTGGAATCCCAAACGGTCGACGTATCCATTCGCACTAAACAAAAAAGCCTCCGCAAGGGAGGCTTATAGGTCACTGGGTGCAGCAATCACTGCTGCTGATTCGGTGCATCGCTGGTCACGCTGGAACCACCGCCCTGCACGCCCTTCACCGGGTGCGTGTG
This is a stretch of genomic DNA from Pandoraea faecigallinarum. It encodes these proteins:
- a CDS encoding YmfQ family protein; translation: MLAPVLTSDDYLQAFQGLMPRGAVWPRDPDALQTKVLRGLSGVYAQNTARANNLLIDAFPGTAFELLPEWEQTLGLPDPCAGVSPTVEARRAQVIARLAAVGGQSIAYFTQLAANLGYSITITQFSPFVFGQASFGDALNGPDWAFAWQVNAPSYSIRYFAFDGSVFGEPFASWDNNVLQCEISAYAPAHTIPLFNYN
- a CDS encoding baseplate J/gp47 family protein, producing MPYQRPTLTELQQQVATDIASNVPGSDPLLRFANLKITGRVQAGLAHLHYGYIDYIAKQAVPWTATGEYLAAWGALRNTFQKSPSAASGVVTFPGTPGALILAGTSGARGDGVTYTSQADATVQPNGVANVSFEADQVGASGNCDAGTAITLGVAIPGVQSSGSAGVAFTGGADAESEDDFSERVMSAYQATPQGGAVGDYATWALGVNGITRAWVTRNGFGAGTVVVYVMLDDAQVSHGGFPQGTDGVATGDQSRGIAATGDQLTVANAIFPLQPVTALVYVCSPIPNPINFTITGLTGASDATKSAISAAIVGVFRTNGVPGGTIDMSDINSAIGSIPSTSGFVITSPVGNIANTTGQLPTLGNITYP
- a CDS encoding phage GP46 family protein gives rise to the protein MDTSTVWDSTANRGDWVLDGASLETGNDVTTALLISLFTDRMADVDDIIPDGTTDPRGWWGDDVASGPIGSRLWLLFREKQTKETLQRAYDYIVEAIQWMIDDKVVARFDINVSWITRGQMGAQITAFKQDGAIVPNTFTWAWQGND